In Dysidea avara chromosome 3, odDysAvar1.4, whole genome shotgun sequence, a single window of DNA contains:
- the LOC136248363 gene encoding uncharacterized protein: MQTTRYGGFDSDGYFVTARIPPSYQNCTQEGRLSGCLVMDDDLDQQCNQGRTGFLCEKCPKDTTRGTALNLIECRTCGISDIVVFVIICPLIVTVSVLIIYLNVRLPNALKGFLFFIQFVGYVYNTGTNNGELQWHFYLSRFFGFSLFLPLCISSNLDAVEVAVIGFVTPVLIILTVSTYIFLARYFPHLSKRKTVDGIWFLILIAYVYTADTCLNLLRCVQVYEPMH; this comes from the exons ATGCAGACAACTAGATATGGAGGATTTGATTCTGATGGATACTTTGTAACAGCAAGAATTCCACCATCTTATCAAAACTGTACACAAGAGGGAAGGTTATCAGGATGTCTAGTAATGGATGATGATCTTGATCAGCAATGTAATCAAGGAAGAACTG GATTTTTGTGTGAAAAATGTCCCAAGGACACTACCCGTGGCACTGCACTCAACCTGATTGAGTGTAGAACATGTGGAATATCTGATATAGTTGTCTTTGTCATCATTT GTCCTTTAATTGTGACTGTTTCGGTGTTAATTATTTACTTGAATGTCCGTCTACCAAATGCACTGAAAGGATTTCTGTTCTTCATCCAA TTTGTAGGTTATGTTTATAACACTGGAACTAATAATGGAGAATTACAATGG CATTTCTATTTATCAAGATTTTTTGGATTTAGTTTATTTCTCCCATTGtgtatttcatcaaatttggaTGCAGTGGAAGTTGCTGTGATTGGTTTTGTAACTCCAGTGCTTATAATACTGACTGTTTCAACATATATTTTCTT GGCTCGCTATTTTCCTCATTTAAGTAAAAGAAAAACAGTTGATGGTATTTGGTTTTTAATTCTCATTGCTTATGTCTACACTGCTGATACTTGTTTGAATTTATTGAGATGTGTTCAAGTGTATGAACCCATGCACTGA